A window of Photobacterium sp. GJ3 contains these coding sequences:
- the ihfA gene encoding integration host factor subunit alpha: MALTKADLAENLFENVGLSKRDAKDTVEVFFEEIRKALESGEQVKLSGFGNFDLRDKNERPGRNPKTGEDIPISARRVVTFRPGQKLKARVENIKIEK; encoded by the coding sequence ATGGCGCTCACAAAAGCCGATTTGGCTGAGAACCTGTTTGAGAATGTGGGACTAAGCAAACGGGACGCCAAGGATACGGTGGAAGTCTTCTTCGAAGAGATCAGAAAGGCACTTGAAAGTGGCGAACAGGTGAAATTATCTGGCTTTGGTAATTTTGATCTGCGTGACAAGAATGAGCGGCCTGGAAGAAACCCGAAAACCGGTGAAGATATTCCAATTTCGGCTCGTCGAGTGGTGACATTTCGCCCGGGCCAGAAGCTTAAAGCACGCGTTGAGAATATCAAAATCGAAAAGTAA
- a CDS encoding nuclear transport factor 2 family protein: MVFNLSSTVAEEETMAWIDAWFLEIWTNASSASLSANVTDPFIFHLPGGRRQQISHESYLTYLQLWRQKFKSLTFSIADVISQPPLTVVRYRCQAQYQGAGSVFRGRSKSFK; encoded by the coding sequence ATGGTGTTCAATTTAAGCAGCACTGTGGCTGAAGAGGAAACCATGGCATGGATAGATGCCTGGTTTCTGGAGATTTGGACCAATGCCAGCAGTGCCAGTTTGAGCGCCAACGTGACGGATCCATTTATCTTTCATTTGCCGGGTGGCCGCAGGCAGCAGATTTCACATGAAAGTTATCTGACCTATCTCCAGCTCTGGCGCCAAAAGTTTAAGTCCCTGACCTTTTCTATCGCAGACGTCATCAGTCAACCGCCACTGACGGTGGTCCGGTATCGCTGCCAGGCACAATACCAGGGGGCTGGCTCAGTATTCCGGGGAAGAAGCAAGTCATTCAAATGA
- a CDS encoding succinylglutamate desuccinylase: MTLLAAVQQGDFLSATLNLSAPFEAGQWQLDNGVRCNLAARGVLTVTPPSLSVDSKDIILSSGVHGDETGPIELLQKMVKQIMLGELVPKHRLLLMIGHPQAINAHTRFIDENMNRLFAGVNEETNVDRTQANRLMEAVDDFYQHSPQPNAERWHLDLHSAIRDSAHYTFAVSPYSEKKTRGLALFNFLHHAEIEAMMLSGSASPTFSWYSAHYYGAQALTMELGRVARFGENDLQRLDAFHQAMLALVSKDALAAYDGDKEVCVYRVTRTLTKRTEGFSFTFPANQANFTYFPEGELLGSDAGETFIAAKGGESVVFPNPNVALGQRACLLVQQAEIELSDQVIAKI, translated from the coding sequence ATGACTTTGCTAGCGGCTGTTCAACAAGGGGATTTCCTTTCTGCAACGCTGAATCTTTCAGCACCTTTTGAAGCAGGCCAGTGGCAACTGGACAATGGCGTTCGCTGCAATTTAGCCGCGCGTGGTGTGCTGACCGTGACGCCCCCTTCGCTGTCAGTTGACAGCAAAGATATCATTCTCTCTTCTGGGGTTCATGGTGATGAAACTGGGCCAATCGAGCTTCTTCAGAAGATGGTTAAACAAATCATGCTGGGCGAATTGGTACCAAAACACCGTTTGCTACTCATGATTGGACACCCGCAGGCAATTAACGCGCACACCCGTTTTATTGATGAAAACATGAACCGGCTATTCGCGGGTGTGAATGAAGAAACCAATGTGGATCGCACTCAGGCGAACCGTCTGATGGAAGCCGTGGATGATTTTTATCAGCATTCACCGCAGCCAAATGCCGAGCGCTGGCATCTGGATTTACACAGTGCGATTCGCGATTCTGCACACTATACCTTTGCAGTCAGCCCTTACAGTGAGAAGAAGACCCGGGGTCTGGCGCTCTTTAATTTCCTGCATCATGCTGAAATCGAAGCCATGATGCTTTCAGGTTCAGCTTCACCGACATTCAGCTGGTACAGCGCGCACTATTATGGCGCTCAGGCACTGACGATGGAGCTGGGCCGGGTCGCCCGTTTTGGGGAAAATGACTTGCAGCGCCTGGACGCATTTCATCAGGCGATGCTGGCATTGGTTTCAAAAGATGCACTGGCAGCCTACGATGGCGACAAAGAAGTCTGTGTCTATCGGGTGACACGGACTTTAACTAAGCGGACAGAGGGCTTTTCATTTACCTTCCCGGCCAATCAGGCCAATTTCACCTACTTCCCGGAAGGTGAACTGCTGGGCTCAGATGCAGGTGAAACTTTTATTGCTGCGAAAGGCGGGGAGTCCGTGGTATTTCCAAATCCGAATGTTGCTTTGGGGCAGCGCGCTTGTCTTCTGGTGCAACAGGCCGAGATTGAATTGTCGGATCAAGTGATCGCCAAAATCTGA
- a CDS encoding DNA-binding response regulator — translation MSTAIHAHGNSAYGNMTQVVEGECVIWVSSSHHDKQVEAKENLKLSHKVVEISPYELLSSMTGQELIFLEVIDSTSEGFELLRAVKSRFPAAKVVVVYHNLDGNLALNVLRAGGEDVLSANASRQDLEECFSRLHTHHVESDVEPGFENREMSIRPALKIIDENLSSPLREEDLANACHYSPTYFSRLFHSIMGVTLKQYIIKKRLDLACGLLSSDREKISQIANSAGFKDVSYFSRVFKKHMGCSPGEFRMRKHNLNHN, via the coding sequence GTGTCAACCGCCATTCATGCGCATGGTAATTCTGCGTATGGGAATATGACACAAGTAGTTGAAGGTGAATGTGTGATTTGGGTCAGTAGTAGTCATCATGACAAACAGGTTGAAGCGAAAGAAAACCTGAAGCTTTCGCACAAAGTCGTCGAGATCTCGCCTTACGAGTTATTGTCATCAATGACTGGGCAAGAACTCATATTTCTTGAGGTCATTGACTCGACATCAGAAGGATTTGAACTTTTGCGCGCTGTGAAAAGTCGCTTCCCGGCAGCCAAGGTGGTTGTTGTGTATCATAATCTGGATGGAAATCTGGCTCTGAATGTTTTGAGAGCTGGTGGTGAAGATGTCCTGTCGGCGAATGCGAGCCGACAAGATCTGGAGGAATGTTTCAGCCGATTGCATACACATCATGTTGAGTCTGATGTCGAGCCTGGATTCGAAAACAGGGAAATGTCAATCAGACCTGCGTTAAAGATCATTGATGAAAATCTCAGCTCTCCTTTACGTGAAGAGGATCTGGCCAACGCGTGTCATTATTCTCCAACCTATTTTTCGCGTTTATTCCATAGCATTATGGGGGTGACGCTGAAGCAGTACATCATTAAGAAAAGATTGGATCTGGCTTGTGGATTACTGAGTTCTGACCGTGAGAAAATTTCTCAAATCGCAAACTCGGCAGGATTTAAGGATGTCTCTTATTTCTCACGGGTCTTTAAAAAGCATATGGGATGTTCACCCGGTGAATTTCGGATGCGGAAACATAATCTGAATCATAATTGA
- the btuC gene encoding vitamin B12 ABC transporter permease BtuC, with protein MHLERTLQQRQWKWKVSFWLVAILLVICGLLSLSVGEIWMLPWMPQGELEKQLLWQLRMPRLIAAMAIGAALAASGAVLQVLLGNPLAEPGVLGISGGASLALVILLFLLPWVPGPWLTMLVAMGGALVFTFLLVSLARMRRVSTTRLLLIGVALGILSGAVVTWAFYFSDDLSQRQLMYWLMGSVGGVSWSHLSVLILLFPALVWLCTRGKQLDVLMLGDIHARQLGLDVPALRWRLILVIALLVGASVALAGVIGFIGLVIPHLLRLALGAENRFLLPLSAGFGALLLAVADVLARVALPTAELPVGVVTTTLGAPVFIWMLLRSQVE; from the coding sequence ATGCACTTAGAGCGTACATTGCAGCAGCGGCAATGGAAATGGAAAGTCAGTTTCTGGCTGGTCGCAATTTTACTGGTGATCTGCGGCTTATTGTCCCTGTCGGTTGGCGAAATTTGGATGCTGCCCTGGATGCCTCAGGGAGAGCTGGAAAAACAATTACTCTGGCAGCTTCGTATGCCGCGTTTGATTGCGGCAATGGCAATTGGTGCGGCGTTAGCGGCCTCAGGCGCTGTGTTACAGGTGTTACTCGGAAACCCGCTTGCTGAGCCGGGTGTTCTGGGGATCTCGGGCGGAGCGAGTCTGGCGTTAGTCATTTTACTCTTTCTTTTACCCTGGGTTCCCGGTCCCTGGCTGACCATGCTGGTTGCCATGGGAGGGGCGCTTGTTTTTACCTTTCTGCTGGTCAGTTTGGCGCGGATGCGTCGGGTGTCGACCACAAGGTTGCTGCTGATTGGCGTGGCGCTGGGGATATTATCGGGCGCTGTGGTGACTTGGGCATTCTATTTCAGTGATGATCTCAGTCAGCGGCAATTGATGTATTGGCTGATGGGGAGCGTCGGGGGCGTGAGCTGGTCGCACTTAAGTGTATTGATATTACTTTTCCCTGCCTTGGTCTGGCTTTGTACCCGTGGCAAGCAGCTGGACGTGCTGATGCTGGGCGACATTCATGCTCGTCAGCTCGGACTGGATGTTCCGGCTTTACGCTGGCGGTTGATCTTGGTGATCGCATTGCTTGTCGGGGCTTCTGTGGCGCTGGCGGGCGTGATTGGATTTATTGGTCTGGTGATTCCGCATTTACTGCGACTGGCTTTGGGAGCGGAGAATCGATTCTTATTGCCTCTGTCCGCAGGCTTTGGCGCGTTACTGCTGGCTGTTGCTGATGTTCTTGCCCGTGTGGCACTCCCAACAGCAGAATTACCTGTGGGTGTCGTCACGACAACATTGGGAGCACCTGTGTTTATCTGGATGTTGCTGCGGTCACAGGTGGAGTAA
- a CDS encoding HAD family phosphatase, whose protein sequence is MDLSQYQGLIFDMDGTLIDSMPAHLDAWQAACQAFQIPFEPEWLLSLGGSPTIKTAGLMNEKYQLDHDAEAVADAKWTYFDKLPHKGDVIPVTYDLLMQYRGDKKIAVGTGCRKRNALELLTVTDILPSLDVLVTADDVRNHKPHPDTFLEAARQMGLSPHQCVVFEDTALGRRAALAAGMDCFLIEAGEIKAFTSVSQLD, encoded by the coding sequence ATGGATTTGTCTCAATATCAAGGATTAATTTTCGACATGGATGGGACGTTGATTGACTCAATGCCTGCTCATTTGGATGCCTGGCAAGCCGCGTGTCAGGCTTTTCAGATCCCTTTCGAGCCAGAATGGCTCCTGAGCCTTGGTGGCTCACCAACGATCAAAACGGCCGGGCTCATGAATGAGAAATACCAGTTGGATCATGATGCAGAAGCTGTCGCAGACGCCAAATGGACATATTTTGACAAGCTTCCTCACAAAGGAGATGTGATCCCGGTGACTTACGATTTGCTGATGCAATACCGGGGTGACAAGAAAATTGCAGTCGGCACGGGGTGCCGAAAGCGCAACGCACTTGAATTGCTGACCGTGACGGATATTTTGCCTTCATTAGATGTGCTCGTCACCGCAGATGATGTCCGAAACCACAAACCTCACCCAGACACTTTTCTGGAAGCGGCAAGGCAAATGGGCCTTTCCCCGCATCAGTGTGTCGTTTTTGAAGATACTGCACTGGGTCGCCGGGCTGCACTTGCGGCAGGAATGGACTGTTTTCTCATCGAAGCGGGGGAAATTAAGGCGTTTACTTCCGTTTCGCAGTTAGATTAG
- a CDS encoding peptide ABC transporter substrate-binding protein produces the protein MDKRFVSSLSLALTAVLSPAHAATVPEGVSLAQKQQLVRANGAEPSTIDPGFVGSGSPGDVIVNDLFEGLVIENLQGEVSPGQAESWTVSPDGKTYTFQLRKGLQWSDGKPLTAQDFVFAWRRAVDPSTGNNSGFNLVTANIEHAQAILAGQQSAEKLGVVAPNPYQLVVSLSKPTPYFLSLMSIKTFFPVPEHQVKAYGDGWTRAEHFVSNGAYVLKQWTPNESVEVVRNPRYWDNGNTVINQVTYLALSSQNAEMMRYQAGEIHMTNRVQLEYYQKLLKESPEQIQSLRLLGSYVYAFNTKQPPFDNPDVRRALSMSIDRNVLVEKVTGQGEPAAFSVVPDMIPHYTNFAPAFQTQAHQSRLSEAKLLLAKAGYGASNPLKVTLTYNTSENHKKLALAIASMWKTLGVQVALENMEWNAYLAAKAAGDYTVARSYAFGDYAEPSSVLNSFTCHHVNNETGFCDAQFDTLLKRASDEQDETKRYRLYRQAEQILDQSMPVMPIYHYNHTRLVKSNLKGFPSNNPKGNIYAKDLYFIAK, from the coding sequence ATGGATAAACGATTCGTTTCCAGCCTCAGCCTGGCATTGACCGCCGTATTGTCACCAGCGCACGCTGCCACAGTCCCTGAAGGTGTTTCATTAGCCCAAAAGCAGCAATTGGTTCGTGCAAATGGCGCAGAGCCGAGCACCATCGATCCGGGCTTTGTTGGTTCGGGCAGCCCTGGTGATGTCATCGTTAATGATTTATTTGAAGGCTTGGTGATTGAAAACCTGCAAGGTGAGGTGAGTCCGGGACAAGCAGAATCCTGGACGGTCTCACCGGATGGAAAAACCTATACTTTCCAGCTGCGTAAAGGCTTGCAATGGTCGGATGGAAAGCCACTCACCGCGCAGGACTTTGTATTTGCCTGGCGTCGGGCAGTCGATCCGTCCACAGGCAACAACAGCGGCTTTAATCTGGTGACCGCAAACATTGAACATGCTCAGGCTATTCTCGCAGGACAGCAATCCGCTGAAAAACTAGGCGTCGTCGCGCCAAATCCATATCAGCTCGTGGTCAGCCTCAGTAAACCGACGCCTTATTTTCTCAGCCTGATGAGCATCAAAACGTTTTTCCCTGTGCCGGAGCATCAGGTGAAAGCCTATGGTGATGGTTGGACACGTGCGGAGCATTTTGTCTCGAATGGTGCCTATGTGCTGAAGCAGTGGACACCGAATGAGAGCGTCGAAGTGGTCAGAAACCCACGTTACTGGGATAACGGTAATACGGTAATCAATCAGGTGACTTATCTGGCTTTATCTTCGCAAAATGCCGAAATGATGCGTTATCAGGCCGGTGAAATCCACATGACGAACCGGGTTCAGCTTGAGTATTATCAGAAACTCCTCAAAGAAAGTCCGGAACAGATTCAGTCACTGCGCTTGCTGGGCTCTTATGTGTACGCCTTTAATACTAAACAGCCGCCGTTTGATAATCCTGATGTCAGACGCGCACTGAGCATGTCGATTGATCGGAATGTGTTGGTCGAAAAAGTCACAGGGCAGGGCGAACCTGCAGCGTTTTCCGTGGTGCCGGATATGATTCCGCATTACACTAATTTCGCGCCTGCCTTCCAGACACAGGCGCATCAGTCACGTCTCAGTGAAGCAAAACTGTTACTGGCCAAAGCAGGATATGGCGCGTCGAATCCGCTGAAAGTGACTTTGACCTACAACACCAGTGAAAATCATAAGAAGCTGGCGCTTGCCATTGCCTCGATGTGGAAAACTTTAGGGGTTCAGGTCGCGCTGGAAAATATGGAATGGAATGCCTATCTGGCAGCCAAGGCCGCCGGAGATTATACGGTTGCACGCTCCTATGCGTTTGGGGATTACGCGGAGCCTTCTTCTGTACTCAACAGCTTCACTTGTCACCATGTGAACAATGAAACCGGCTTTTGTGATGCCCAGTTTGATACGCTGCTAAAACGTGCCTCTGATGAACAGGATGAAACAAAACGTTATCGCTTGTATCGTCAGGCCGAGCAAATTCTGGATCAATCCATGCCCGTGATGCCGATATATCATTACAACCACACCCGGCTGGTGAAAAGTAACCTCAAAGGTTTCCCGAGCAATAACCCCAAGGGAAATATTTACGCGAAGGATCTGTACTTCATCGCCAAGTGA
- the btuD gene encoding vitamin B12 ABC transporter ATP-binding protein BtuD: MTITNNTETILQAENIAMPPRLLPLSFSVRRGEVIHFIGPNGSGKSTAIQCLSGLFPCHGQVALAGTLLTEMNLADMARYRSYLSQQDKPGFAVGVYQYLQLSVSALPEPGSDMIHQAILSVSAWLSITDKLTRHIQQLSGGEWQRVRIAAACLQIWPSLNPEGCLLLLDEPATALDIGQEAALYRLLSYLSEQGIAIVMANHDLNRALRHADRVLLLKGGSCVAKGSPDQVMTVPCLEGTFATKVEQVQLQDRIGLFFH, from the coding sequence ATGACAATCACAAACAATACGGAAACTATCCTGCAGGCAGAAAATATCGCAATGCCGCCACGCTTATTGCCCTTAAGTTTTTCCGTTCGCCGGGGTGAGGTGATTCATTTTATCGGGCCGAATGGCAGCGGGAAAAGCACGGCTATTCAGTGTCTGTCTGGTTTATTTCCCTGTCATGGCCAAGTCGCTCTGGCGGGTACATTACTGACTGAGATGAATCTGGCAGATATGGCCAGATATCGCAGTTATCTCTCTCAGCAGGACAAACCGGGCTTCGCCGTGGGTGTGTATCAGTATCTGCAGCTGTCTGTTTCTGCGTTGCCTGAGCCTGGTTCAGACATGATCCATCAGGCTATTCTGTCGGTAAGTGCATGGTTATCCATCACGGATAAGCTGACAAGGCATATTCAGCAATTGTCGGGTGGGGAATGGCAGCGGGTCAGAATCGCGGCGGCATGCCTTCAAATCTGGCCATCACTGAATCCAGAAGGGTGTTTACTTCTGCTGGATGAACCTGCAACGGCATTGGATATCGGACAGGAAGCGGCTTTGTATCGATTACTGTCTTATCTGTCTGAACAGGGGATTGCGATTGTTATGGCGAATCACGATTTGAACCGGGCACTGAGGCACGCGGATCGGGTTTTATTGCTGAAAGGTGGTTCTTGTGTTGCGAAGGGAAGCCCGGATCAGGTGATGACCGTGCCGTGTCTTGAGGGAACCTTTGCCACGAAAGTAGAGCAGGTCCAATTGCAGGATCGTATCGGGTTGTTTTTTCACTGA
- a CDS encoding high-potential iron-sulfur protein, protein MKGSTDRRRFLRLTMAGIIGLTLGDQVLRRQVLASEELPHLAEDNAQAAALKYTHQSPQEDQHCGNCILLQGNEGDEWRPCSIFPGHTVNVKGWCSAWTAKPA, encoded by the coding sequence ATGAAAGGATCAACAGACCGTCGACGTTTTCTGCGTCTGACCATGGCGGGCATTATTGGTCTCACCTTAGGTGATCAGGTCTTAAGGCGCCAGGTTCTGGCCAGTGAAGAACTGCCTCACTTGGCTGAAGATAATGCACAAGCTGCCGCACTGAAATATACCCATCAGTCTCCTCAGGAAGATCAACACTGCGGTAACTGTATATTGTTACAAGGTAATGAAGGTGATGAATGGCGTCCGTGTTCAATTTTCCCGGGCCATACTGTCAATGTGAAGGGCTGGTGCTCGGCCTGGACGGCAAAACCTGCGTGA
- a CDS encoding transporter substrate-binding domain-containing protein, whose translation MKRVLPILLMSFVLLNQAHAASSRLQKVIDRGVLRVGTTGDWGPMTMRDPATNFYKGYDIDITTELAKDLGVTVEYVATDWKALVSGIVTEKYDLTGSAALNINRAKIVGYSQPYYYLAFVPITQKQYQSRFRFWADFNTASVTVASRQNSVEETMVKEFFPKARQRVLESGKPYQELLSNRANVIVTSNIEAATLTSRFPQLAVPHVQGMRRATPLAMLMPRDDQVWINFINHWIELKKTQGFFDRIAEKWGLVVMEIE comes from the coding sequence CTGAAGCGCGTTCTTCCTATTCTTCTCATGAGCTTTGTTTTGCTGAATCAGGCACATGCGGCATCAAGCCGCTTACAGAAAGTGATCGACAGAGGTGTGCTGCGTGTAGGAACGACTGGAGATTGGGGCCCGATGACGATGCGAGATCCCGCCACAAACTTTTACAAAGGATACGATATTGATATCACCACGGAGTTAGCCAAGGATCTTGGCGTCACGGTTGAGTATGTGGCGACAGACTGGAAAGCTCTGGTCAGTGGCATCGTCACGGAAAAATATGATCTGACGGGCAGTGCTGCGCTCAATATTAACCGGGCGAAGATTGTGGGCTATAGTCAGCCTTATTATTATCTGGCCTTTGTCCCGATAACCCAGAAACAATATCAAAGCCGATTCCGGTTTTGGGCTGACTTTAACACGGCAAGCGTGACCGTTGCTTCGCGCCAGAATTCGGTCGAAGAAACCATGGTGAAGGAATTTTTTCCAAAAGCCAGGCAGCGAGTACTGGAAAGCGGAAAGCCTTATCAGGAACTCCTCTCAAACCGTGCCAATGTCATTGTGACGTCCAATATTGAAGCCGCGACACTGACCAGTCGTTTTCCGCAACTGGCGGTGCCTCATGTACAGGGAATGCGTCGGGCGACCCCGCTCGCAATGTTAATGCCCAGAGATGATCAGGTCTGGATTAACTTTATCAATCATTGGATTGAGCTGAAGAAAACGCAGGGTTTTTTTGATCGAATTGCCGAGAAGTGGGGACTGGTTGTGATGGAGATCGAGTAG
- a CDS encoding haloacid dehalogenase-like hydrolase, with protein sequence MNLLLVDVDGALVDFKEIDRDCFVRAVEAVLCITLDKSRYQERVETDPALLDEILLHFPTSTSRSMVHRQVEEQYLSYLGEQLNALPERASLMCGGREFLEQMKQRQDTHIAITSSGWASASRLKLQAVGIDVGRMTFASSSDATSRTEIMALAAFRAKQDTGMTFKRRIVFAEGEWNHRASQELGYDFVAVGRKLSHQLHIPSLSYFQAVLSRLNMS encoded by the coding sequence ATGAATCTGTTGTTAGTTGATGTCGATGGCGCATTGGTGGATTTCAAAGAAATCGACAGAGACTGCTTTGTTCGGGCAGTGGAAGCGGTACTCTGCATTACTTTAGATAAATCACGTTATCAGGAAAGGGTTGAAACCGATCCGGCGCTGCTGGATGAAATCTTGCTTCATTTTCCCACAAGCACGAGTCGTTCGATGGTTCACAGACAGGTCGAAGAACAGTATCTGTCATATTTGGGTGAGCAGTTAAATGCTTTGCCTGAACGCGCTTCCCTGATGTGTGGCGGCCGGGAGTTTCTGGAGCAGATGAAACAGCGACAGGATACACATATTGCCATTACCAGCAGCGGTTGGGCGTCCGCCAGTCGTCTGAAGCTTCAAGCTGTGGGTATTGATGTGGGGCGGATGACGTTTGCATCGTCCTCAGATGCGACAAGCCGGACCGAGATTATGGCGCTGGCAGCCTTTCGGGCAAAGCAGGATACAGGCATGACATTTAAACGACGGATTGTTTTTGCTGAAGGGGAGTGGAATCACCGGGCCTCTCAGGAACTGGGCTATGACTTTGTGGCTGTCGGGAGAAAACTCAGTCATCAGCTCCATATTCCCAGCCTGAGTTACTTTCAGGCTGTATTGTCCCGTCTGAATATGTCCTAA